ATCCCTACGCATACGGTTTTCAAGTTATGTAACGGGATACGGTAAACATATAGAAAAAATTTAATTCGGATACGCAAATGAGTTCAAAAAAAACAGATGTCGCCATCATCGGCGGAGGTGTGATCGGATTATGTACAGCGTATTACCTCAATAAAGCCGGCATCTCGGTTACGATCATCGAAAAAAAACAGCCCGGCTTTGGTTCGTCTTTCGGCAACGCCGGTCTCATCAGTCCTAGTCATTTCGTTCCTCTGGCGGCGCCGGGTATGGTTGCCAAAGGTCTCAAATGGATGTTTGATGCAGAAAGTCCATTCTATATTCATCCGCGCCCGGACATTGATCTTATCACATGGCTGTGGAAGTTTATGCGCGCGAGTACCGATAAGCGCATGCGCCCGGCTATGCCGGTATTACGCGATATGACATTAGCCAGTCAGCAGCTTTTTCATACCATTGCCAATGAAGAGCGTTTTGATTTTGCTCTGGAACAAAAAGGCCTCATTCTTTTGCATGATACCGCCGAAGGTGAAAAAGCGCATCATCACGAAGTAGCTTTAGCCAATGAAGTCGGCGTTACGGCACGTATGATCTCGCGGGAGGAGATTCACCAAATGCAACCCGGCGTAAAAGTGCGCGCCACGGGCGGCGTATTTTTTCCCCAAGACGGGCATCTCATCCCCGATCAGTTTAACGCCAAGCTCACGTCGTTATTGCAAACACGCGGTGTGCAGTTTATGAACGAAACCGATGTATTTGGCTTTGTCCCCAACGGCAAAGCGGCGGGACATCTGCGCACCAGCGAGGGTGACATCCATGCGAATCAGTATGTCGTGGCGGCCGGCGCATGGACGTCCGATCTGCTCTACGAAATCGGTATTGCACTCCCGGTGCAAGCCGGTAAAGGCTATAGCGTGACCGTTAAGCGCGACAAGAATAATCTTACGATTCCGATCATTTGTACCGAAGCGCGTGTAGCCATTACCCCAATGGGCGATACGATTCGTTACGCCGGTACGCTGGAGTTGAGTGGTAACGATCTGACCATCAATCCGCGTCGCGTGAAAGCGATACTCCGGGCCGCAGACCGCTATCTTGAAAATTTTGATGCACAATCGTCGGATATACAAACAGCCTGGGCCGGCCTTCGCCCGTGTTCACCGGACGGATTGCCTTTCATCGGCCGATTTAAGCGCACTCCCAACGTAATCGCCGCGACCGGCCATGCGATGCTCGGTATTACTCTAGGACCGATTACCGGGAAACTGGTCTCTGAAATTGTTACCAATGCACCCCAAACCATTGTATCACCGTTATTGGATGCAGACCGCTATGCCTGAAAAAAAATCGGTATTTGAAAAACGCCTGCGCGCTATGCAGCGTTGGGAAGCGCCCGCATCGTGGCGGCGTATCGAAACGATCGAAGCGCATACCGGCGGTGAACCGCTCCGCATCATCATATCAGGATTACCGCCGATCAAAGGCCAAACCATTCTTCAGAAACGGGCGTACCTCAAGACGCATCTTGATCATCTCCGTACGGCGCTGATGTGGGAACCGCGCGGCCATGCCGATATGTACGGTTGTATCATCACTCCGCCGGTGGAAAAAAATTCCGATTTCGGTGTGATTTTTTTGCATAACGAAGGTTATTCCACCATGTGCGGCCACGGCATCATCGCTGTTACCAAAGCGGCCGTAGAAACCGGACTTATTCATGCACGCGGTACGAAAGTCACACTGCGCATTGATTCGCCCGCAGGACTGATCACTTCCATAGCCCAAATCCGGCGCGGCAAAGTGCAATCCGTTCGTTTTCTCAATGTTCCATCGTTTGTACAAACTTTGGATGCCGTCGTCGACATACCGGGATTGGGACGCATACGTTATGATCTTGCGTACGGCGGTGCATTTTACGCTTTTGTGCACGCCGAAGATGCCGGTGTAACGATGGATGCGGCAGGATATCGCGGCCTTATCGAACGCGGCATGATGATCAAACGCGCTGTTATGCGGAGCGTAGCCATGCAACACCCATTCGAATCGGAGCTCAATTTTTTATACGGTACGATTTTCACCGGCCCGGGACATACGACCGGCGCAGATTCCCGCAATGTCTGTATTTTTGCCGACGGCGAAGTGGATCGAAGCCCGACAGGAACGGGAGTCAGCGCGCGAATGGCTATTCACCATGCGCGCGGTGCGCTTCGCACCGGTGAACCGATGGCCATCGAAAGCATTACAGGCAGTCGCTTTGTGTGCCGCGTTCATGCGACGACGACGTATGGTAACTACCCGGCGGTGATCCCCGCTATCGAAGGCACGGCGCATCTCTGCGGAAAAAGCTCCTGGATTATAGATCCTGCCGATTCGCTGCAGGACGGTTTTTTCTTC
This bacterium DNA region includes the following protein-coding sequences:
- a CDS encoding FAD-dependent oxidoreductase codes for the protein MSSKKTDVAIIGGGVIGLCTAYYLNKAGISVTIIEKKQPGFGSSFGNAGLISPSHFVPLAAPGMVAKGLKWMFDAESPFYIHPRPDIDLITWLWKFMRASTDKRMRPAMPVLRDMTLASQQLFHTIANEERFDFALEQKGLILLHDTAEGEKAHHHEVALANEVGVTARMISREEIHQMQPGVKVRATGGVFFPQDGHLIPDQFNAKLTSLLQTRGVQFMNETDVFGFVPNGKAAGHLRTSEGDIHANQYVVAAGAWTSDLLYEIGIALPVQAGKGYSVTVKRDKNNLTIPIICTEARVAITPMGDTIRYAGTLELSGNDLTINPRRVKAILRAADRYLENFDAQSSDIQTAWAGLRPCSPDGLPFIGRFKRTPNVIAATGHAMLGITLGPITGKLVSEIVTNAPQTIVSPLLDADRYA
- a CDS encoding proline racemase family protein is translated as MPEKKSVFEKRLRAMQRWEAPASWRRIETIEAHTGGEPLRIIISGLPPIKGQTILQKRAYLKTHLDHLRTALMWEPRGHADMYGCIITPPVEKNSDFGVIFLHNEGYSTMCGHGIIAVTKAAVETGLIHARGTKVTLRIDSPAGLITSIAQIRRGKVQSVRFLNVPSFVQTLDAVVDIPGLGRIRYDLAYGGAFYAFVHAEDAGVTMDAAGYRGLIERGMMIKRAVMRSVAMQHPFESELNFLYGTIFTGPGHTTGADSRNVCIFADGEVDRSPTGTGVSARMAIHHARGALRTGEPMAIESITGSRFVCRVHATTTYGNYPAVIPAIEGTAHLCGKSSWIIDPADSLQDGFFFR